Part of the Labrenzia sp. PHM005 genome is shown below.
GAAATCAGACCACCAATGTGGTCGGCATGCATATGGGTGAGGATGATATCGGTAATTTCGCTGGACGCGCTGACGAGTGCGGTGCCGGCGTCGGTGACATGGCCGGTATCTGGAAACCGCGCTTTCAGCCAGTCACCGGATCCCGCATCAACCAGGATCTTCCGGGTGCCAGTTTCGATCAGCCAGCAATTGGCGCCGAAACGGGCGCTCGGGCTTACCAATTGGAGCTCTGACTCGCTGGCATTGGAAAAATAGCCGGCCGGGATGTCGAGGTGTCCATCAGAGAGGGTTTTGACGGTGATGTCTCCTACGGCAAACGAAGAAGACTGAGGTGCGGGCGTGTGCATGAGTGCTCCGTGTATTTGGGATTTGTCCGCAAAATACAGGGAGCGCTCATGGTTGGGCGATTGGCGCAAATGACAAATTATGTGTTAAATACGCCAGATGGCGTCTCGAGTGTATCAGTTTGCGATTCTGGCCTATCCTGGCTGTCTTCAATCGGCTGTGCTGGGCCTTCAGGATGTTCTGGGATATGCCGCCACTGTTTCGGACAACACAGTAACGGTGGACGTGGTTTCGGTGTTTGAAATCAGCAAACACTCGTATGATGCAGTGATCTTGCCGCCATCCGCAGCGGAAGTGGAGGCGAAGGATGTTCCCGAATTGGCAGGATATATTGCCCATCAACATGGGGAGGGCGCGCTCGTCTGTTCCGCCTGTACAGGCGCGACATTCGTCGCTGAGGCCGATTTGGCTCAAGGGCGTGCGCTGACAACTCACTGGGGTTTGGAGCAGAGATTAAAATCCAGGTACCCGGAAGTGATGTTTGATACCGATCAGCTTCTGATCGAATACGGGGACCTTGTCACGGCAGGTGGGTTGATGGCCTGGATTGATCTCAGTTTGGCGGTGATCGAACGATTTTTGGGATATGCTGTTGCTGCGCGCACTGCCGGGTATTTTGTTGTCGACATGCGCCGCCGGGATCAGCGTCGGTTTCGCCGATTTTCTCCACAAATGCGCCATGGCGATGCTGTCATTCTAAAGACCCAACACCTCATCGAAGCTCAATATGCGGACGCGTCAAACGTTAGCGATATCGCGCGTGCGTCGGGTTTGCCAAGCCGCACCTTTTTAAGGCGCTTTAAGCTGGCGACAGGATTGACGCCCAATGCCTATCTGCAAGAGCTCCGGATCGAGCGGGCCAGGGATCTGTTGATCGAGACTGACAAAAGCGTTTCGGAAATTTGTTTTGTCGTTGGCTACCAGGATCCGCCGTCCTTTGCGCGCCTGTTTGCAAGGCTGACGGGTTTGTCGCCTGGGGCGTTCCGCAAACACTTTGCCCGGCAAAGGCTCTGAACAAAAAACCCCGCCGGGTGGCGGGGTTTGAAACGTGTTAGGGTCTGCGCTTATTTGATCGGTGCGAGAACCATGACCATCTGGCGGCCTTCCAATTTCGGATGAGACTCCACCTTGGCAATCTCGGCAGTTTCATCGCGAACCTTGTGCAAGAGTTTCATGCCCAAGTCCTGGTGCGCCATTTCGCGGCCCCTAAAGCGGAGCGTGACCTTAACCTTGTCGCCGTCGTTGAAGAAGCGCAGCATGTTCTTCATCTTCACCTCATAGTCATGGGTGTCAATGTTCGGACGCATCTTGATCTCTTTGATCTCGACGGTCTTTTGTTTCTTGCGGGCTTCTGCAGCTTTTTTCTGAGCCTGATACTTGTATCGGCCGTAATCCAGAATCTTACAGACCGGCGGATTGGCATTCGGCTGGATTTCAACAAGATCCAGACCGGCATCCATAGCGATATCCATCGCTTCTTCGGTCGCTATGACACCACGGTTGGCGCCTTCATGGTCGATCAACTGGACTTCGCGTACGCGAATTTCTTGGTTGGTGCGCGGGCCTTCCTTTGTAGGAGGCGGGGCGCGGAACGGACGGCGAATGGTCGCAATCTCCTCTGCGATTTAAACTCTAATGGCTCTCAAGTGTTGGCTCATACGCAAAAGTCCTCGGGACGTTCGTACCAAGGGCCACTACGCGTTTTCTTGAACGCCGACCCATAAGCTCACGCTAAATGTACAAAAAGTCAACAGAAAACAGCGGTATTTGCGCCATTTCATCCAACCTTTCGGCATCTGGCAGTAGCTGATATCAATGGAGCCTAGCCGGGTGCCAAGGTTCACCGGCTTGTTGCAATCTGGTTTAGATGCCGCCAAGTAAGTCCTGGGTTTGAACGGTGCGAAAGAGAATCGGGTGAACGGTACACAATTTGTCTGGCAACTCTTGAAAATCGTCTGCGGATTTGTGCTCGCAGTCGTTGCCAGTGGCGTGTTCCTGTCCTGGGGGCTGTTCCGGCCAGGTCACCCAGACAGTGATCCTGTGGCCATGGCTGCTATGATCGGCACAGGCCTGGTGACGGCAAGTGTCATTGGGGCTGTCGCCTTAGTCCCGGCTGGCTGTGCGGTTGTGCTGTCCGAGCTTGGCCGCCAATCCAGCGTGATTTTTCACGTCGCCGCTGGTGGCCTTATCGCGTTTCTTCTTTGGACGCTGGATGAAACAGCCGGAGAAGGATTGCGGCCTGGAAGTCCTATTGCCCTGGCAGCTGGCTTTATTGCCGGTGCCGTCTACTGGGGTGTGGCTGGCCGAACTGCGGGACGCTGGCTGGGTGTGCGTCTGCATCAAAACACAGGCCCCAACTCAGACAGCGGTCTATAACTCGTCTTCCTTGAGAGCTTCTTTTGCGGCCTGGTAATGGTCGGGACGCATATGTGCGCGGATCATTGCGATCGTTGCCATCAATATCGTCGCATCATCGCCAAAGCCGACACCCAATATAAAATCTGGAATGACATCGATCGGCAGAACGAAATAGGCAAGTGCTGCCAAAACTGTGCCGCGGACTTTTGCCGGTGTTGCCGGGTCCAGCGCACAATAATAGCCGGCCACAACATCTTCCATGAACGGAACTTGTTTTGCAGCCCTTCGGGCCGTCCCGAGGAGTTTCTGGCGGACCGTTTTCTGCTGGTCCTCTTCCGGCCCCAGAATTTCTGGATCAAAGCCCAGGTCTTCAAAGGGGGAAGAGGAGTTCATGTATCAATACCTTTCAACGATGCCTTAGCAACATATGTGGTGATTTTAGAGGGATCTTCAACTTCACGCCAAGCGCCCTATGTGTGATCCTTGTCACTTCAGACAAGAAAGAGACGTCTGATGTTTCGGTCATTGGGAATTCGGGGATGAATTTTTGAAAGGGACATGACTATGAAAAATTTCGGTTTTGTTGCAGCTATCGCTCTATCAATGGCGCTACCGGGGGGCGTTGGCGCGATAGCGGGGGAAACACCGGCTCCAGACGGGGCAAAGGTCTATTTCATCAATTTGAAGGACGGCGACACGGTCAAAAGCCCAGTCACCATCCAATTCGGCTTGGAAGGTATGGGTGTTGCGCCGGCTGGCGTTGAAAAAGAAAAGACTGGCCATCACCATCTGATCATCGATGAAAAGATTGAAGGCGAAGAACTCAACGAAGCCATCCCGGCTGATGACAATCATAAGCACTTCGGCGGCGGGCAGACGGAAACCACAGTTGAGCTGGCGCCTGGAGAGCACACCCTGCAATTGGTTCTCGGTGATTGGAGCCATATACCGCACAACCCGCCAGTGATGTCCGAACGGATCACGATCACTGTTGAATAGGATTTTTGATCAGGGCGCCTCGGGCGCCCTGAGGTTGCTGACAAACCTTGGACATCGCAATCGTTATCCTCGGCCTAGTCCCGAGGACCCACGTTTTTCAACGTATGTTGGATGGCTGTGCTTGCCTCAGGTCTATCCGGCCGAGATTTGGACCGGCCATTTCTATCGAGCGCTGCTTTGTATACCCTTCTTCTTCGCAAGGGAGGGAGAGGATACGGAGTGTACAGCAGATCTCGTATTTCGATTTGCGGTGAGAAATTCTTCTTCTGAGAATTTAGCCCGCAGTCCAAGCAAGCCGAATGTATGCTGGAATGTAATCTCAGGTTGTGATAATTATTGTTTTTCGTTTCGGTGGTGGTGCCGCAATGACATCGGCGTTCTTTCGTGTATGGACGACCTTCCTGTCTGCGATAGTCCTGGCAGGGGTGACATGGCATGCAGCTATTGCCGGACCTGCTCCGCGTCTTTGCGAGCCGCAGGGGACAACCCAAGACCGGCCGGATGATGTTCCGATCCGTATTCATGCATTGGACGAATCGCCGGATCAACTCGATGATGGTTTGCCAGTGTCGACCTTGGCCGCGGAAGGTTTTTCTATTGCGCCTATCAAGGAAATGGTTGCGGATCTCCAAAACGGGACTTACCGCAACGTTGATGGGGTCCTGATTGCCCGGCATGGGAAGCTGGTGTTCGAAGGCTATTTCAACGGGTTTGACCGCAGTACCAAACACGAGACCCGATCCGCGTTCAAAAGCATCACGTCAACGCTGACAGGGATTGCGCTTGATCAGGAGCTGATATCAGGTGTCGATGTGCCGATATCCCGGTTTTTCCAGAAGAATTGGCCGGCGGCTTCCGGCGACCGTGAGCTGAAGGACGCGATCACACTCGCGGATATGCTGACGATGACACCCGGTTTCGATGCCGAGGAAGCTTTTGGTGCCGGCCCCTGGCGTGAGACCGCCATGTGGGCAGCGGAGGATTGGATCCGCTTCTCTCTGGATATTCCAATGGCGGATCAGCCGGGTCGGCAGTTTCGCTACAGTTCCGCGACGACCTTTCTGATTGGTGTTGCTGTGGCGCGGGCCGCGTCGCTGCCGCTGCCGGAGTTTGCGAAAGCAAATCTGTTCGAACCGTTGGGGATTTCCAACTATTGCTGGACGCTCAGTCCAAAGGGGCATGCCATCGGTATGGGCAGTTTCTATATGCTGCCGAGGGACATGCTGAAGATCGGACAACTGTTTTTGGATGGCGGATCCTGGAACGGCCGGCAGATCGTTTCAAAAGAATGGGTCGGCCAGGCAACTCAGCATCTTGTCGATGCGGTACCGCCGGGCACACAATCAGAAAAACCCGCGACTTCCGGATATGGCTATCAATGGTGGACCTACACCCCGCGGTCTTTCGAAGATCCGCGGGTTGCGTATTTTTTTGCTAGCGGCAATGGCGGGCAGGAGATTTTTGTGTTTCCGAAGCTTGACATGGTCGTTGTCTTCACAGGCAGCAACTACGACAGCCCGATTG
Proteins encoded:
- a CDS encoding DUF4399 domain-containing protein, whose protein sequence is MKNFGFVAAIALSMALPGGVGAIAGETPAPDGAKVYFINLKDGDTVKSPVTIQFGLEGMGVAPAGVEKEKTGHHHLIIDEKIEGEELNEAIPADDNHKHFGGGQTETTVELAPGEHTLQLVLGDWSHIPHNPPVMSERITITVE
- a CDS encoding GlxA family transcriptional regulator — its product is MYQFAILAYPGCLQSAVLGLQDVLGYAATVSDNTVTVDVVSVFEISKHSYDAVILPPSAAEVEAKDVPELAGYIAHQHGEGALVCSACTGATFVAEADLAQGRALTTHWGLEQRLKSRYPEVMFDTDQLLIEYGDLVTAGGLMAWIDLSLAVIERFLGYAVAARTAGYFVVDMRRRDQRRFRRFSPQMRHGDAVILKTQHLIEAQYADASNVSDIARASGLPSRTFLRRFKLATGLTPNAYLQELRIERARDLLIETDKSVSEICFVVGYQDPPSFARLFARLTGLSPGAFRKHFARQRL
- a CDS encoding serine hydrolase, with the translated sequence MTSAFFRVWTTFLSAIVLAGVTWHAAIAGPAPRLCEPQGTTQDRPDDVPIRIHALDESPDQLDDGLPVSTLAAEGFSIAPIKEMVADLQNGTYRNVDGVLIARHGKLVFEGYFNGFDRSTKHETRSAFKSITSTLTGIALDQELISGVDVPISRFFQKNWPAASGDRELKDAITLADMLTMTPGFDAEEAFGAGPWRETAMWAAEDWIRFSLDIPMADQPGRQFRYSSATTFLIGVAVARAASLPLPEFAKANLFEPLGISNYCWTLSPKGHAIGMGSFYMLPRDMLKIGQLFLDGGSWNGRQIVSKEWVGQATQHLVDAVPPGTQSEKPATSGYGYQWWTYTPRSFEDPRVAYFFASGNGGQEIFVFPKLDMVVVFTGSNYDSPIAHRQPIQILNRSIFYSVL
- a CDS encoding YkvA family protein; its protein translation is MNSSSPFEDLGFDPEILGPEEDQQKTVRQKLLGTARRAAKQVPFMEDVVAGYYCALDPATPAKVRGTVLAALAYFVLPIDVIPDFILGVGFGDDATILMATIAMIRAHMRPDHYQAAKEALKEDEL
- the infC gene encoding translation initiation factor IF-3 — encoded protein: MRRPFRAPPPTKEGPRTNQEIRVREVQLIDHEGANRGVIATEEAMDIAMDAGLDLVEIQPNANPPVCKILDYGRYKYQAQKKAAEARKKQKTVEIKEIKMRPNIDTHDYEVKMKNMLRFFNDGDKVKVTLRFRGREMAHQDLGMKLLHKVRDETAEIAKVESHPKLEGRQMVMVLAPIK